One genomic region from uncultured Cohaesibacter sp. encodes:
- a CDS encoding L-2-amino-thiazoline-4-carboxylic acid hydrolase, with protein sequence MSEETTTPEITLEQLSGAYAMRAKFYMFMFDVLVENFGNDKAVELMSDATYRLGEEMGEKLQAHGPANIEGLTEQFLQGIPCRDHLFGPELRKCDHEGMEIKFHKCPLKDNWVAAGRKGEALELLCKAAGAIDAGMFSKAGFTFEGETWKIGDTGCCRLVVKPGSEAEAV encoded by the coding sequence ATGTCAGAAGAGACCACGACCCCCGAGATCACACTTGAGCAGCTTTCCGGCGCCTATGCCATGCGCGCCAAATTCTACATGTTCATGTTTGATGTTCTGGTTGAAAATTTTGGCAACGACAAAGCTGTCGAACTGATGAGCGATGCCACCTATCGTCTCGGAGAAGAAATGGGTGAAAAGTTGCAAGCGCATGGCCCGGCCAATATCGAAGGCCTCACTGAGCAGTTCCTGCAGGGTATTCCCTGCCGCGACCATCTGTTTGGCCCTGAGCTGCGCAAATGTGACCATGAAGGCATGGAAATCAAATTCCACAAATGCCCACTGAAAGACAACTGGGTTGCTGCTGGCCGCAAGGGCGAAGCGCTCGAGCTGCTGTGCAAGGCCGCAGGTGCCATTGACGCAGGCATGTTCAGTAAGGCGGGCTTCACCTTCGAAGGCGAGACCTGGAAGATTGGCGACACCGGCTGCTGCCGCCTCGTCGTGAAACCTGGTTCTGAAGCAGAAGCAGTTTGA
- a CDS encoding ABC transporter substrate-binding protein → MKLSRRTLLALTVASVMIPAASQAADSIKIGYQLPLTGNTAQYGQDFKDAAEIALAKFNASGQIDVPVEIIYEDSRSDAKEGVTIARKFVDDDEIVGVLGDFTSTVSMAAAQVYKRSGMVQLSQTASHPDFAKISKWQFRNITTQNQEGAVNAQWMIDQGITKVAVIAEQTDWGQSVVKGFVDPFKELGGEVVYTEFFNRGLADFRSIITKIEEQKPEAVYTGFFYEDGAQFLKQVAQLNADIPVYSTSAAYNDKLIELAGDAAEGLKLTATFLPTRADKNVTEFVSEWKKGHDNAPGQFPAQAYDAVNIMLAAVAKAYPDVTRDSLRDAVAATKDFPGVTGNTSFDENGEPLKELTKATVKDGVFVEVK, encoded by the coding sequence ATGAAACTTTCTCGCAGAACGCTTTTGGCACTCACTGTTGCTTCAGTCATGATTCCAGCAGCTTCCCAGGCTGCCGATAGCATCAAGATCGGGTATCAGTTGCCTCTTACCGGCAACACCGCACAGTATGGCCAGGACTTCAAGGACGCCGCAGAAATCGCTCTTGCCAAATTCAATGCATCCGGCCAGATCGATGTTCCGGTTGAAATCATCTATGAAGACTCCCGCTCTGACGCCAAGGAAGGCGTGACCATCGCCCGTAAATTTGTCGATGACGATGAAATCGTCGGCGTATTGGGTGACTTTACCTCAACCGTTTCCATGGCCGCCGCACAGGTCTACAAGCGCTCCGGTATGGTTCAGCTCTCCCAGACGGCCTCCCATCCGGATTTTGCAAAAATCTCCAAATGGCAGTTCCGCAACATCACCACTCAGAATCAGGAAGGCGCAGTCAACGCCCAGTGGATGATTGATCAGGGAATCACCAAGGTGGCCGTGATTGCTGAACAGACCGACTGGGGTCAGTCTGTGGTCAAGGGCTTCGTTGATCCCTTCAAGGAACTGGGTGGCGAAGTCGTCTACACCGAATTCTTCAACCGTGGTCTGGCTGACTTCCGTTCTATCATCACCAAGATCGAAGAGCAGAAGCCTGAGGCTGTTTACACCGGCTTCTTCTATGAAGATGGTGCCCAGTTCCTCAAACAGGTTGCCCAGCTTAATGCAGACATTCCGGTCTACTCCACCTCAGCTGCCTATAACGACAAGCTGATCGAGCTTGCTGGTGACGCGGCCGAAGGCCTCAAGCTGACTGCCACCTTCTTGCCAACCCGTGCGGACAAGAATGTGACCGAATTCGTCTCTGAATGGAAAAAAGGTCATGACAACGCACCTGGTCAGTTCCCGGCACAGGCTTATGACGCTGTCAACATCATGCTTGCCGCTGTTGCCAAGGCTTATCCGGACGTAACCCGCGACAGCCTGCGTGACGCAGTCGCCGCCACCAAAGACTTCCCCGGTGTAACCGGTAACACGTCCTTTGACGAAAATGGTGAACCCCTCAAGGAACTCACCAAAGCCACCGTCAAAGACGGTGTGTTCGTAGAAGTCAAGTAA
- a CDS encoding branched-chain amino acid ABC transporter permease: protein MFDPYFLQQLAIGVSLGMIYALMAIGFTLIFGVLNVVNFAHGEVYTIGAFAGLMAITAFAPPLLVVLFIALAAGAFAGFGLERLAFRPFRRFSDEASLKSRAMREATLMSSLAMSIIAREAMELIFGSQFQSVDLAYLINKPIEIGPITIVNGDLIILGITLLMLAGLQWLLKKSPIGMSIRAVSNNALGAKYCGINTDRTIIFTFIIGSGMGALAGILVGLYYGAIFPAMGFTPGIKAFVAMVMGGLSSIPGAVVSAMVLGLAESISTSFMPSVWSDMVAYGFLLATLIFFPQGLFGARRERV from the coding sequence GTGTTCGATCCTTATTTTTTGCAGCAGCTCGCCATTGGCGTCTCGCTGGGTATGATTTATGCGTTGATGGCGATCGGTTTCACGCTTATTTTCGGCGTGCTCAATGTGGTGAACTTTGCCCATGGTGAGGTTTACACGATCGGGGCCTTTGCCGGTCTTATGGCCATTACCGCATTTGCGCCGCCGCTTCTGGTGGTGCTTTTCATTGCACTTGCTGCAGGGGCCTTTGCCGGTTTCGGTCTAGAGCGTCTCGCTTTCCGGCCATTTCGCCGATTTTCCGATGAAGCCTCGCTGAAATCCCGCGCCATGCGTGAAGCCACCCTAATGTCTTCCCTTGCCATGTCCATCATTGCTCGTGAAGCAATGGAGCTGATTTTCGGCTCGCAGTTCCAGTCTGTCGATCTGGCCTACCTGATCAACAAACCGATCGAAATCGGCCCGATCACCATCGTCAATGGTGACCTGATCATTCTGGGCATCACGCTCTTGATGCTGGCCGGATTGCAATGGCTGCTCAAGAAGAGCCCCATCGGCATGTCCATTCGCGCGGTTTCCAACAATGCGCTGGGTGCCAAATATTGCGGCATCAACACCGACCGGACGATCATTTTTACCTTTATCATCGGTTCGGGCATGGGCGCACTGGCTGGTATTCTCGTCGGGCTCTATTATGGCGCCATCTTCCCCGCCATGGGCTTCACACCGGGCATCAAGGCCTTTGTTGCCATGGTCATGGGCGGTCTTAGCTCCATTCCGGGCGCAGTTGTCTCTGCCATGGTCCTTGGACTGGCCGAGAGCATTTCCACCAGCTTCATGCCATCGGTCTGGTCTGACATGGTTGCCTATGGCTTCTTGTTGGCCACGCTGATCTTCTTCCCGCAGGGTCTCTTCGGAGCAAGGAGGGAACGTGTCTAA
- a CDS encoding branched-chain amino acid ABC transporter permease translates to MSKSLLIKLLLLVIVFAVVPFALEGFGKGYYYQIATLAFVFMLLAASLHLVTGVAGLLHLGHASLYGVGAYVAALLGSKYGIGFTIGLPLAGLGAAFVAFLVALPTMRLMSIYFAVATLGIGQMLFLVFQNWVGLTNGPNGVMLFDGIDLFGVAINSELGIYYVVAAVSAVSILILNRLSHSYYGNALRSLREDDQCTAAMGINVTVMKIQAFVISAFFAGIAGALWAYTTGYISPNDFNFSQSILILTMVVVGGLGSLPGVLIGALLLILLPEVLRYFGDIRNIIVGLLMFGAILFLPKGLFGEVNALNFARRILGSAWSEDNSEKGIGWK, encoded by the coding sequence GTGTCTAAGTCGCTTCTCATCAAACTCCTGCTTTTAGTCATTGTTTTCGCCGTGGTACCCTTTGCCCTCGAAGGTTTTGGCAAGGGATATTATTACCAGATCGCCACACTGGCCTTCGTCTTCATGCTGCTGGCCGCGTCCCTGCATCTGGTTACCGGCGTTGCGGGTCTGCTGCATCTGGGCCATGCTTCCCTTTATGGTGTGGGTGCTTACGTGGCCGCGCTGCTCGGTTCCAAATATGGCATCGGCTTTACGATCGGCTTGCCTCTGGCCGGGCTCGGGGCGGCGTTCGTTGCCTTTCTGGTTGCGCTGCCGACCATGCGCCTGATGTCGATCTATTTTGCCGTGGCAACGCTTGGTATCGGGCAGATGCTGTTTCTTGTCTTCCAGAACTGGGTCGGGCTGACCAATGGTCCCAATGGGGTGATGCTGTTCGACGGTATTGATCTGTTCGGCGTCGCCATCAACAGTGAATTGGGTATCTATTATGTGGTCGCGGCCGTTTCTGCCGTCTCGATTCTCATTCTCAACCGCCTCAGCCACTCCTATTATGGCAATGCCCTTCGCTCGCTGCGTGAAGATGACCAGTGCACGGCGGCCATGGGTATCAACGTTACCGTGATGAAGATACAGGCCTTCGTGATCTCTGCCTTCTTTGCAGGCATCGCCGGAGCGCTCTGGGCCTACACCACGGGTTATATCTCCCCCAACGACTTCAATTTCTCCCAGTCGATCCTGATCCTGACCATGGTTGTGGTGGGTGGCTTGGGGTCTCTGCCGGGTGTGCTGATTGGTGCCCTGCTGCTGATCCTCCTGCCCGAAGTGCTGCGCTATTTTGGCGATATCCGCAACATCATCGTTGGTCTCTTGATGTTTGGCGCGATCCTGTTCCTGCCCAAGGGCCTGTTCGGCGAAGTGAATGCGCTCAACTTTGCGCGCAGAATTCTTGGTTCGGCATGGTCGGAAGACAATTCTGAAAAAGGGATCGGTTGGAAATGA
- a CDS encoding ABC transporter ATP-binding protein, which yields MTAILELDSLTRVFGGLKAVDNVTTTVSKGELCGLIGPNGAGKTTLFNLISGFTPPSSGDVRFKGESITGLPVHKIAHKGMSRTFQNLRVFPNMTVFDNISVGALGMIGVSPFSSIWGGKAKAKEISERSWEMLEKVGLAAHADDLAANLSYGKRKYLEIARALAMNPDLLILDEPAAGMNDSETAELAQFITDLNKTGLTIMLVEHDMGLVMGICQRLVVLASGQKIADDVPSKVRQDPAVLEAYLGGDD from the coding sequence ATGACAGCAATACTTGAACTCGATTCCCTGACGCGCGTCTTTGGTGGCCTGAAAGCCGTGGACAATGTCACCACAACGGTATCCAAGGGCGAATTGTGCGGTTTGATCGGGCCGAACGGGGCGGGCAAAACCACCCTCTTCAACCTGATTTCAGGCTTTACGCCACCGTCCTCGGGCGATGTCCGCTTCAAGGGCGAAAGCATCACGGGCCTGCCAGTACACAAGATTGCGCATAAGGGAATGTCCCGTACCTTCCAGAACCTGCGTGTATTCCCCAACATGACCGTTTTCGACAATATCTCCGTCGGGGCTCTGGGCATGATTGGGGTCAGCCCCTTCTCCTCCATCTGGGGCGGCAAGGCCAAGGCAAAGGAAATCTCCGAGCGCAGCTGGGAGATGCTAGAAAAGGTGGGCCTTGCGGCTCATGCTGATGATCTGGCGGCGAACCTGTCTTACGGCAAGCGCAAATATCTCGAAATCGCACGCGCTTTGGCGATGAATCCGGATCTGTTGATTCTGGATGAACCGGCCGCAGGCATGAACGATTCCGAAACGGCAGAACTGGCCCAGTTCATCACCGATCTCAACAAGACGGGCCTCACGATCATGCTTGTTGAGCATGACATGGGGCTGGTGATGGGCATCTGTCAGCGCTTGGTGGTGTTGGCGTCCGGCCAGAAGATCGCCGATGATGTGCCTTCCAAGGTGCGTCAGGATCCTGCCGTTCTGGAAGCCTATCTGGGAGGCGACGACTGA
- a CDS encoding ABC transporter ATP-binding protein, translated as MSNILEINNLSLKIGVQDILHDVTVKVPQKGIVSVLGANGVGKTSLMRCVSGIYHATGGEILLDGQDISKLKSHDIVERGVMQAPEGRQIFSTMTVLENLLLGAGPLGRQELDHVLTLFPVLKERLKQQAGSMSGGEQQMLCIGRALMHKPKVLLLDEPSLGLAPRLVGFICELVTRIRDEGYSVLLVEQNVKAALRISDKAYVIEHGKIVIEGDAHELMSDKRVADAYLGGHVHEGS; from the coding sequence ATGAGCAATATTCTTGAAATAAATAATCTGTCGCTCAAGATCGGCGTTCAGGATATTCTGCATGACGTGACGGTCAAGGTGCCGCAAAAGGGCATTGTCTCAGTTCTGGGCGCCAACGGTGTTGGCAAAACCTCGCTGATGCGCTGCGTCTCGGGCATCTACCATGCCACAGGTGGCGAGATTCTGCTCGACGGTCAGGATATCTCGAAGCTCAAAAGCCATGATATCGTTGAGCGAGGTGTGATGCAGGCGCCCGAAGGCCGACAGATCTTCTCAACCATGACCGTGTTGGAAAATCTGTTGCTGGGTGCAGGGCCGCTTGGTCGACAGGAACTGGATCATGTTTTGACCCTGTTCCCGGTTCTCAAGGAACGCCTCAAACAACAGGCCGGCTCCATGTCCGGTGGTGAACAGCAGATGCTCTGCATCGGGCGCGCATTGATGCATAAGCCCAAGGTTCTGCTGCTTGATGAGCCGTCCCTTGGTCTTGCTCCACGATTGGTGGGCTTTATCTGCGAGCTTGTGACCAGAATTCGCGATGAAGGCTATTCTGTTCTTCTGGTCGAGCAGAATGTGAAGGCTGCTCTGCGCATTTCCGACAAGGCCTATGTCATCGAGCATGGCAAGATCGTCATCGAGGGTGATGCCCACGAGCTGATGAGTGACAAGCGTGTGGCCGATGCCTATCTGGGCGGACATGTGCACGAAGGGTCGTAA
- a CDS encoding FAD-binding oxidoreductase, translating into MSNPVTFPPSIWAVTAPARTQAAPLTEAIETDTVVIGGGFTGLGSALHLAKAGSDVVLLEGKAIGWGASGRNNGQVIPTLTAAEPDMWVQRYGETGRLFAQMIGASANVLFDTIREEDITSHADAEQTGWFQPAHTPGRTKLSQKRVDAWQRFGLDARYLDHKATSDLLGTEHWYGGMLAPSGGHINPLGLSRGLALAVERAGGTIYEATPVLSYEHDGTQWVVKTDQGTVKARALILATNAYTGEVVPKLNRRLAHSIVPVSSWQMSTEPLSDELRASILPGRQAVSDTRGDLRFFHYDRDNRLITGGAIMGFGDLAARMARKAANNLADSFPQLAPPKMTHVWEGYLSMNWDRFPRVHSLGPNGWTWIGCNGRGVALGYSLGREMARATSGEDLASLALPTTTPHALPFHAIGRAIAPYYLAWYKFKDHREYKS; encoded by the coding sequence ATGAGCAACCCAGTCACTTTTCCTCCTTCCATCTGGGCCGTCACTGCACCAGCCCGTACGCAGGCTGCCCCCCTTACCGAGGCGATTGAAACCGACACTGTGGTGATCGGTGGCGGCTTCACGGGGCTGGGCTCTGCCCTGCATCTGGCCAAGGCTGGCAGCGACGTGGTTCTGCTGGAAGGCAAGGCCATCGGCTGGGGCGCATCTGGTCGCAACAACGGGCAGGTGATCCCGACCCTTACAGCCGCTGAACCGGATATGTGGGTGCAGCGCTATGGTGAAACAGGGCGTCTGTTTGCCCAGATGATCGGAGCGTCTGCCAATGTGCTGTTTGATACCATTCGCGAGGAGGACATCACCTCTCACGCCGATGCTGAACAGACCGGCTGGTTCCAGCCTGCTCACACGCCGGGCCGCACCAAGCTGAGCCAGAAACGCGTTGATGCATGGCAGCGCTTCGGCCTTGATGCCCGTTATCTCGACCACAAGGCTACCTCCGACCTGCTCGGCACCGAGCATTGGTATGGTGGTATGCTTGCTCCATCAGGCGGTCATATCAACCCGCTCGGCCTCTCGCGCGGATTGGCGTTGGCTGTGGAGCGGGCCGGTGGCACCATCTATGAAGCGACGCCAGTCTTGTCCTATGAGCATGACGGCACCCAATGGGTCGTCAAGACCGATCAGGGTACTGTGAAGGCGCGCGCGCTGATCTTGGCAACCAACGCCTATACGGGTGAAGTGGTGCCAAAACTCAACCGCCGTCTGGCCCATTCCATCGTGCCGGTTTCTTCCTGGCAGATGTCCACCGAGCCTCTCAGCGATGAATTGCGCGCTTCGATCTTGCCGGGGCGTCAGGCGGTGTCTGATACCCGCGGCGACTTGCGCTTCTTCCATTATGACCGCGACAACCGGCTGATCACCGGCGGCGCCATCATGGGCTTTGGCGATCTCGCTGCCCGCATGGCCCGCAAGGCCGCCAACAATCTGGCAGACAGTTTCCCTCAGCTTGCGCCACCCAAGATGACCCATGTCTGGGAAGGCTATCTCTCCATGAACTGGGATCGCTTCCCACGCGTGCATAGCCTTGGCCCGAATGGCTGGACCTGGATCGGCTGCAATGGTCGTGGTGTTGCGCTTGGCTATTCGTTGGGCCGAGAAATGGCTCGTGCGACCAGCGGCGAAGACCTTGCCTCGCTGGCCCTGCCAACCACCACGCCGCATGCGCTGCCGTTCCACGCCATCGGCCGCGCCATCGCCCCTTACTATCTCGCCTGGTATAAATTCAAGGACCACCGGGAATATAAAAGCTAA
- a CDS encoding L-2-amino-thiazoline-4-carboxylic acid hydrolase: MNDIPILERRRIEAMILKHVLDVITERSGREEAEAVIGETCSRSAIEQGKAMAEGLDHAPTLSDFADILPNWTKEDALQIETLVTEPEQMDFNVTRCRYAEMYKEMGLGDIGHLLSCNRDGDFCVGYNPEIKLDRTQTIMKGASHCDFRYKMK; the protein is encoded by the coding sequence ATGAACGATATCCCTATTCTGGAACGCCGCCGCATCGAGGCAATGATCTTGAAGCATGTTTTGGATGTGATCACCGAACGCAGCGGCCGCGAAGAAGCGGAAGCTGTAATCGGCGAAACCTGCTCGCGCTCGGCTATCGAGCAGGGCAAGGCCATGGCTGAAGGGCTCGACCACGCCCCGACCCTTTCCGATTTTGCCGACATCCTTCCCAACTGGACCAAGGAAGATGCGCTCCAGATCGAAACGCTGGTAACCGAACCCGAGCAGATGGACTTTAACGTCACCCGCTGTCGCTATGCTGAAATGTACAAGGAAATGGGCCTTGGCGATATCGGTCATCTCTTGTCATGCAACCGTGACGGCGACTTCTGCGTAGGCTATAACCCGGAAATCAAGCTGGATCGCACCCAGACCATCATGAAGGGCGCGTCTCACTGCGATTTCCGTTACAAAATGAAATGA